CACAAAAATCTCAAAAGATGTCATTTCTAAAATGACATTTTCAGGAAGATTTACTGTAAAATAGACAACAGAAAATCAAGAACGACAGACAAAGGCGGTGCGGACATGGCTGTTAAAAACGAAATTGCATTGGTAACGCAGGAAAACATCAGGAACAAAATCTACACGATACGCGGACAGCGCGTAATGCTTGACAGCGACCTTGCGGCGATTTACGGCTACACGACAAAAAGATTTAACGAACAGGTCAAAAACAATATTGAAAAGTTTGAAGAAGACTTTATGTTCCAGCTAACCAAAACCGAACGTGAAAACTTGAGGTGCAATTTTTGCACCTCAAGTTTAGTACATGAAGCAGGAAATGCCGATTTGAGCGATAGCCATGAGTCCAACTTGAGGTCGAAAAAATCGACCTCAAGTTGGGGAGGCTCAAGATACAATCCTTACGCCTTTACCGAGCAGGGCATATATATGCTTATGACGGTACTCAAAGGCGAATTGGCAGTACAGCAGAGCAAGGCTCTCATACGCCTTTTCAAAGGCATGAAAGACTACATCAGCGAAAACAGAAGCCTCATCGGAACAGACGCGCTTGCTAAACTGACGGTGCAGAATACAATTGAAATAACCGAAATCAAAAACAGGCTTGAAAATACGGTAACAAAAGAAGAATTTGCAGACGTCAAAGCTGATTTGCAAAAAGTAATGGACAACTTCATAGACCCCGACACCTACAAACATTTCCTGATACTTGACGGACAGAAAATAGAAGCTGAAGAAGCCTACACGAAAATCTACAAATCGGCAAAGAAAAGCGTATGCGTCATAGACAACTACATCGGGCTGAAAACGCTTGAACTGCTCCGTTCGGTCAAAAAAGGCGTTCAGGTAACCGTATTCAGCGACAACCTCGGCAAAGACAAACTGACGCAAAGCACCTTCAGCGCCTTCTGCAAAGAATACCCGAACATAAAAATAGAACTCAAAACGACAAACGGCAAATACCACGACAGATACGCAATCATTGACAAAGGAACGGACAAAGAAAAAATCTATCACTGCGGAACAAGCTCAAAAGACGCCGGAGGGCGGATAACCACCATAATGGAAATAGAAGATACCGCGCTCTACGGCGCAATGATCTTCGAACTTGCAAACAATCCGCCGTTGAAACTGAAATAGGGAAGACATAGCGGAGTAAAAGTGTTGAAAACTTACAAGATTGAAGATGTTTCGGAAATAGAATACATATAAAGGGGAGACTGTAAAATGCTGGGAGCAATAATAGGCGACATAGTTGGTTCACGTTTTGAATTTGCCAACATACACACAAAAGATTTTGATTTTTTCAGCGAAGAATGCCGTTTTACGGACGATTCCGTGATGACCTGCGCCGTGGCAAAAGCAATTCTTGACTGCAACGGAGATTATTCGCGGCTTTCAGAAAAAGCTGTGTACTGGATGCGGAAAATCGGCGTTAAATATCCGGGCTGCGGATACGGCTCACGTTTCACGTCCTGGATTTTAATTTCGCCAAAGCCGTACAATTCAAAAGGCAACGGCTCCGCAATGCGCGTTTCGGCTGCGGGCTGGCTTGCAAAATCGCTTGAGGAAGCAAAAGAAATCTCTGAAAAGGTTACGGCTGTTTCGCATAATCACCCAGAAGGCATAAAGGGAGCCGAAGCCGTTTCAACAGCGATTTATCTTGCAAGAACCGGAGCGTCCAAAGAGGAAATCAGAGAGTATATGGAAGCAAACTATTACAGACTTGGACAGACCGTAGACGAAATACGAAAGACCTACGGCTTTACCGAACTTTGCGAAGATACAGTACCGCAGGCTTTACAATGTTTCTATGAGGGAACGGATTACGAAGACGTGATTCGCAACTGCATCTCAATAGGCGGGGACAGCGACACGCTGGCGGCAATAGCCGGAGGCATAGCCGAGGCATATTATGAAATACCTGCTGAAATCGTTGCAAAGGCGCGAGGTTATCTTGACGACCGACTGCTTGAAATCGTCAGCGAATTTTTGACAAAAACAAATAAGCAGGACAAATATGACTGTTTTAAGATTTATTGACAGTGTTGCAGTGAGATAGTATTATGACGGTGTTATAAAGCTGTTGTAATCAAGAGACTCTATAACGGAGACAAGAGCCTGTTATGTTGTACGGGATAGTACAAGAA
This genomic interval from Candidatus Equadaptatus faecalis contains the following:
- a CDS encoding ADP-ribosylglycohydrolase family protein codes for the protein MLGAIIGDIVGSRFEFANIHTKDFDFFSEECRFTDDSVMTCAVAKAILDCNGDYSRLSEKAVYWMRKIGVKYPGCGYGSRFTSWILISPKPYNSKGNGSAMRVSAAGWLAKSLEEAKEISEKVTAVSHNHPEGIKGAEAVSTAIYLARTGASKEEIREYMEANYYRLGQTVDEIRKTYGFTELCEDTVPQALQCFYEGTDYEDVIRNCISIGGDSDTLAAIAGGIAEAYYEIPAEIVAKARGYLDDRLLEIVSEFLTKTNKQDKYDCFKIY
- a CDS encoding ORF6N domain-containing protein; the encoded protein is MAVKNEIALVTQENIRNKIYTIRGQRVMLDSDLAAIYGYTTKRFNEQVKNNIEKFEEDFMFQLTKTERENLRCNFCTSSLVHEAGNADLSDSHESNLRSKKSTSSWGGSRYNPYAFTEQGIYMLMTVLKGELAVQQSKALIRLFKGMKDYISENRSLIGTDALAKLTVQNTIEITEIKNRLENTVTKEEFADVKADLQKVMDNFIDPDTYKHFLILDGQKIEAEEAYTKIYKSAKKSVCVIDNYIGLKTLELLRSVKKGVQVTVFSDNLGKDKLTQSTFSAFCKEYPNIKIELKTTNGKYHDRYAIIDKGTDKEKIYHCGTSSKDAGGRITTIMEIEDTALYGAMIFELANNPPLKLK